The proteins below are encoded in one region of Acidimicrobiia bacterium:
- the rpsO gene encoding 30S ribosomal protein S15 translates to MRSALPKAATITEHRVHETDTGSPEVQIALLTDRINQLTEHLKVHKKDHHSRRGLLMLVGRRRRLLDYLRSNDVERYRALIAKLGLRR, encoded by the coding sequence ATGAGAAGCGCGTTGCCGAAGGCCGCCACGATCACCGAGCACCGGGTCCACGAGACCGACACCGGCTCGCCGGAGGTGCAGATTGCCCTCCTCACCGACCGGATCAACCAGCTCACGGAGCACCTGAAGGTCCACAAGAAGGACCATCACTCGCGCCGGGGCCTGCTCATGCTCGTCGGGCGTCGCCGGAGGTTGCTCGACTACCTGCGCAGCAACGACGTCGAGCGCTACCGCGCCCTCATCGCCAAGCTCGGGCTGCGTCGCTAG
- a CDS encoding 8-amino-7-oxononanoate synthase, with product MSTWSAWAEREGAAIRDAGQWREPRSFDGGGPTGTIGPAGAPVVSFASNDYLGLTQHPDVVAAAHTALDRWGAGSGSARLIVGARPIHDELERALADWKGADRAVLFPTGFAANLGVLTTLGAPDVLVCSDELNHASIIDGCRLSRASTAVYRHGDVEHLDRLLARREQPRALVVSDTVFSMDGDIADLDGLAAVVARHRALLVLDEAHAVLGPEYPASGFDGVDAVRVGTLSKTLGSLGGFVVASEALAALIVNRARSYIFTTASTPADTAAALAAVRVLTSSEGEALVARLRAHVERVRAGHPSPIVPILCGEERAAVDAANALLARGLLVPAIRPPTVAPGTARLRVALSAAHTDAQIDALIAALADLAPLDVHATTR from the coding sequence ATGAGCACGTGGTCGGCGTGGGCCGAGCGTGAAGGCGCGGCGATCCGCGACGCGGGCCAGTGGCGCGAGCCACGGTCCTTCGACGGCGGTGGACCGACGGGAACGATCGGGCCTGCGGGCGCGCCGGTCGTGTCGTTCGCTTCGAACGACTACCTCGGACTCACGCAGCATCCCGACGTCGTCGCCGCCGCGCACACGGCGCTCGACCGGTGGGGCGCGGGTTCCGGATCGGCGCGACTGATCGTCGGCGCGCGGCCGATCCACGACGAGCTCGAGCGCGCGCTCGCGGATTGGAAGGGCGCGGATCGCGCGGTGCTCTTCCCCACCGGTTTCGCCGCGAACCTCGGCGTGCTCACGACCCTCGGTGCGCCCGATGTGCTCGTCTGCTCCGACGAGCTCAACCACGCGTCGATCATCGACGGTTGTCGGTTGTCGCGCGCGTCGACCGCGGTATATCGCCACGGCGATGTCGAACACCTCGACCGGTTGCTCGCTCGACGGGAGCAACCGCGCGCGCTCGTCGTCTCCGACACGGTGTTCTCGATGGACGGCGACATTGCGGATCTCGACGGGTTGGCGGCGGTCGTGGCGCGGCACCGCGCGCTGCTCGTGCTCGACGAGGCCCACGCAGTTCTCGGCCCGGAGTATCCGGCGTCCGGATTCGACGGCGTCGACGCGGTGCGCGTCGGCACGCTCTCGAAGACGCTCGGATCGCTCGGTGGATTCGTCGTCGCGTCGGAGGCGCTCGCCGCGCTCATCGTGAACCGCGCCCGCTCCTACATCTTCACGACCGCGAGCACACCCGCCGACACCGCGGCCGCGCTCGCCGCGGTGCGCGTGCTCACGAGCTCGGAAGGCGAGGCGCTCGTAGCGAGACTTCGCGCGCACGTGGAGCGCGTGCGCGCCGGTCATCCGTCGCCGATCGTGCCGATCCTGTGTGGCGAGGAGCGCGCCGCGGTCGATGCGGCGAACGCCTTGCTCGCGCGCGGCCTGCTCGTGCCCGCAATCCGCCCGCCGACGGTCGCGCCCGGCACCGCGCGCCTGCGCGTCGCGCTCTCGGCCGCGCACACGGACGCGCAGATCGACGCGTTGATCGCCGCGCTCGCCGACCTCGCGCCGCTCGACGTGCACGCGACGACTCGATGA
- a CDS encoding TetR/AcrR family transcriptional regulator, which translates to MSPEAAGPVAEPADPLGARQRLLASTFTCVARFGLAKTTIDDVVKESGVSRATIYRQFPGGRDELLRETVGWEIGRYFIRLADHVQDAADLAGLLEDGLVFARRTLLEHELLQKILVTEPERLLGLLSTEATKTLPFIADFLLPYLAREQRAGRLRDGVDLDRAADYLARAVLSLIGAPGRFDLEDPAQVVALVRRELLGGILRD; encoded by the coding sequence GTGAGTCCCGAGGCCGCCGGCCCTGTCGCCGAGCCCGCCGACCCGCTGGGCGCGCGCCAGCGCCTGCTCGCCTCGACCTTCACGTGCGTCGCGCGCTTCGGGCTCGCGAAGACGACGATCGACGACGTCGTGAAGGAGTCGGGCGTGTCGCGCGCCACGATCTACCGGCAGTTCCCCGGTGGGCGCGACGAGCTGCTGCGCGAGACCGTCGGCTGGGAGATCGGCCGGTACTTCATCCGCCTCGCCGATCACGTGCAGGACGCGGCCGACCTAGCCGGCCTGCTCGAGGACGGTCTCGTGTTCGCGCGCCGCACGCTCCTCGAGCACGAGCTGTTGCAGAAGATCCTCGTGACCGAGCCGGAGCGTCTGCTCGGTCTGCTGAGCACCGAGGCGACGAAGACGCTGCCGTTCATCGCCGACTTCCTCTTGCCCTACCTCGCGCGTGAGCAGCGCGCGGGTCGACTGCGTGATGGTGTCGACCTCGATCGCGCGGCCGACTATCTCGCGCGCGCCGTGCTCTCGCTCATCGGCGCGCCGGGACGATTCGACCTCGAGGATCCCGCGCAGGTCGTGGCGCTCGTGCGACGCGAGCTGCTCGGTGGAATCCTGCGCGACTAG
- the bioA gene encoding adenosylmethionine--8-amino-7-oxononanoate transaminase — MTTSEEWIARDAAVVWHGFTQMSAYADNSPIVVDRAEGHELIDVDGRRYLDAISSVWVTTLGHHHPDLDDALREQLDKVAHTTMLGNGNRAVIELAEALAPVVPVDDPHFLFASDGAAAVEQALKIAFQYWANIGVSGRTRYLVFGGAYHGDTIGSLSLGAGGFGTDLYDPLRFAVLRAPAFDDPACFTRAVELVAAHAHQLAAVVVEPMVQGAAGILLGDPDGLRALGAACAEHDVLLVCDEVATGFGRTGTLFASEQCGLRPDVLCIAKGITGGYLAMSATVANRRVYDAFLGDDLGERTFYHGHSYGGNALAAAVARRHLEILQKDDVLTNVVARGEQLAALLHARFDAHPHVREVRARGLMAGVELAPPDAGLRWGRRVTAATVARGVLVRPIGDVVIMVPPLTITAPEIHRIVDAVGAAVDEVTA, encoded by the coding sequence GTGACCACGTCCGAAGAATGGATCGCTCGGGACGCCGCGGTCGTGTGGCACGGCTTCACGCAGATGTCTGCGTACGCGGACAACTCCCCCATCGTCGTCGACCGCGCCGAAGGCCACGAGCTCATCGACGTCGACGGCCGCCGCTACCTCGACGCGATCTCGTCGGTCTGGGTGACGACGCTCGGCCACCATCATCCCGACCTCGACGACGCACTCCGCGAGCAGCTCGACAAGGTCGCGCACACGACGATGCTCGGAAACGGCAACCGTGCGGTCATCGAGCTCGCGGAGGCGCTCGCGCCGGTGGTGCCCGTCGACGATCCGCACTTCCTCTTCGCGTCCGACGGCGCGGCCGCGGTCGAGCAGGCACTCAAGATCGCGTTCCAGTACTGGGCGAACATCGGCGTCTCGGGTCGCACCCGCTATCTCGTGTTCGGCGGCGCGTACCACGGCGACACGATCGGCTCGCTGTCGCTCGGCGCGGGCGGCTTCGGTACCGACCTCTACGACCCGCTGCGATTCGCGGTGCTGCGCGCGCCCGCGTTCGACGATCCGGCGTGCTTCACGCGAGCGGTCGAGCTCGTCGCCGCGCACGCGCACCAGCTCGCGGCGGTCGTCGTCGAGCCGATGGTGCAGGGCGCGGCCGGCATCCTGCTCGGCGACCCCGACGGGCTGCGCGCGCTCGGCGCCGCGTGCGCGGAGCACGACGTGCTGCTCGTGTGCGACGAGGTCGCCACCGGGTTCGGGCGCACCGGAACGTTGTTCGCATCCGAGCAGTGCGGGCTCCGACCGGACGTGCTCTGCATCGCGAAGGGCATCACCGGTGGTTACCTGGCGATGTCGGCGACGGTCGCGAACCGGCGCGTGTACGACGCGTTCCTCGGCGACGATCTCGGCGAGCGGACCTTCTACCACGGCCATTCCTACGGCGGGAACGCGCTCGCAGCCGCGGTCGCGCGCCGGCACCTCGAGATCCTGCAGAAGGACGACGTGCTGACGAACGTCGTCGCGCGCGGCGAACAGCTCGCGGCGCTCCTGCACGCGCGCTTCGACGCGCACCCGCACGTGCGCGAGGTGCGAGCCAGAGGCTTGATGGCCGGCGTCGAGCTCGCGCCGCCCGATGCGGGCCTGCGCTGGGGCCGGCGCGTGACCGCGGCGACCGTGGCGCGCGGCGTGCTCGTGCGACCGATCGGCGACGTCGTGATCATGGTCCCGCCGTTGACCATCACCGCACCCGAGATCCACCGCATCGTCGACGCCGTGGGCGCGGCCGTCGACGAGGTGACGGCGTGA
- the dapB gene encoding 4-hydroxy-tetrahydrodipicolinate reductase has translation MIKVGVFGAGGRMGATVCAAVHADPELELVAAVDPHHAGIDLGQVGVHGTGVQMSGGTQALLDTGADVAVDFTVIDAARENLRFCAQHGVHAVVGTTGFTDTELLDLGKLFDESAANAVIAPNFAIGAVLMMRFSELAAPYFETAEIIELHHDAKIDAPSGTAVLTAKRLAAASKDWADDPTTKLVAEGARGATVDGIPVHSVRMRGMVAHQEVVLGTTGQSLILRHDAYDRSSFMPGVLLAVKHIAARPGLTIGLEGILGV, from the coding sequence GTGATCAAGGTCGGGGTGTTCGGCGCGGGTGGGCGCATGGGCGCGACCGTGTGCGCGGCGGTGCACGCGGACCCCGAGCTCGAGCTCGTCGCCGCGGTCGACCCGCACCACGCGGGCATCGACCTCGGTCAGGTCGGTGTGCACGGCACCGGCGTGCAGATGTCCGGCGGCACGCAGGCGCTGCTCGACACGGGTGCCGACGTCGCGGTCGACTTCACTGTGATCGACGCCGCGCGCGAGAACCTGCGCTTCTGCGCGCAGCACGGTGTGCACGCGGTCGTCGGCACGACCGGTTTCACCGACACGGAGCTGCTCGACCTCGGCAAGCTCTTCGACGAGAGCGCCGCGAACGCCGTGATCGCGCCGAACTTCGCGATCGGCGCCGTGCTGATGATGCGCTTCTCCGAGCTCGCGGCGCCCTACTTCGAAACCGCCGAGATCATCGAGCTGCACCACGACGCGAAGATCGACGCGCCGTCGGGCACCGCGGTGCTCACCGCGAAGCGACTCGCGGCGGCGTCGAAGGACTGGGCCGACGACCCGACGACGAAGCTCGTCGCCGAGGGCGCGCGTGGCGCGACCGTCGACGGCATCCCGGTGCACTCGGTGCGGATGCGGGGCATGGTCGCGCACCAAGAAGTCGTGCTCGGCACGACCGGTCAGAGCCTCATTCTTCGGCACGACGCGTACGACCGCTCGTCGTTCATGCCCGGCGTGCTGCTCGCGGTGAAGCACATCGCGGCGCGGCCCGGCCTCACGATCGGGCTCGAGGGGATCCTCGGAGTGTGA
- a CDS encoding IS1595 family transposase — MAQHLSIPALAKRVTDESSAYQFLEELRWGDSPVCPHCDSTVVVFLTPRSGTGTRATRTGAQSPRRVWKCKNRECRKQFSALTGTIFHGSKIPVRSWLFVLFEMCASKNGVSAREVQRKYDLTPKSAWFMTMRIREAMKRNPTATRMVGTIEADEAYIGGKARAARGTLSKDARPSPRIKPEKTPVLTLVNRETGEARTRVMARVTSDNLYSAINHQVNPDGSRLMTDESKLYDNIGNQFTGGHDAVWHAGGEYVRGDVTSNRAENYFSQLKRSLDGTHHRISAEHLDRYLAEFDFRFSTRKLGSGSV; from the coding sequence ATGGCGCAGCACCTCTCGATCCCGGCTCTGGCGAAACGTGTGACCGACGAATCATCGGCCTACCAGTTCTTGGAAGAGCTTCGGTGGGGCGACTCGCCGGTGTGCCCTCACTGTGATTCGACGGTGGTTGTGTTCCTCACGCCTCGCAGTGGGACCGGGACGCGCGCCACGCGGACCGGCGCGCAGTCGCCGCGGCGAGTCTGGAAGTGCAAGAACCGCGAGTGCCGCAAGCAGTTCTCGGCGCTCACCGGGACGATCTTCCACGGTTCCAAGATCCCGGTTCGGTCGTGGCTGTTCGTGCTGTTCGAGATGTGCGCCAGCAAGAACGGCGTCTCGGCCCGTGAGGTGCAGCGCAAGTACGACCTGACGCCGAAGTCGGCGTGGTTCATGACCATGCGGATTCGTGAGGCCATGAAGCGCAACCCCACTGCGACGCGCATGGTTGGCACGATCGAAGCCGACGAGGCCTACATCGGCGGCAAGGCCCGCGCTGCTCGCGGCACGCTCAGCAAGGACGCGAGGCCGTCGCCGCGCATCAAGCCCGAGAAGACTCCGGTGCTGACGTTGGTGAACCGTGAGACGGGCGAAGCGCGGACCCGAGTCATGGCGCGCGTCACCAGCGACAACCTCTACTCCGCGATCAACCACCAGGTGAACCCGGACGGCTCGCGGCTCATGACCGACGAGTCCAAGCTCTACGACAACATCGGGAACCAGTTCACTGGCGGGCACGACGCGGTGTGGCACGCGGGCGGTGAGTACGTCCGCGGTGACGTGACCAGCAACCGCGCGGAGAACTACTTCTCGCAACTGAAGCGGTCGCTTGATGGAACGCACCACCGGATCAGCGCGGAACACCTGGACCGCTACCTGGCCGAGTTCGACTTCCGATTCAGCACGCGGAAGCTGGGTAGTGGCTCAGTTTGA
- a CDS encoding dethiobiotin synthase, translating to MIVVVTGTGTEVGKTWFTAATIDALRADGRSVVARKPVQSFDPADAHPTDADVLARATGELPETVCPRPRWLPKAVAPPMAADALGLPSFTIAELAVEVRAGTGADDAILFVEGAGGARSPIAEDGDTVALAHALAADVVVIVADAGLGTINAVRLTVAALGNWTPIVALNRFDARDELHIANRDWLRARDGYEVVTDPAQLAAALTLRGSPRARS from the coding sequence ATGATCGTCGTCGTCACGGGGACCGGCACCGAGGTCGGCAAGACCTGGTTCACCGCGGCGACGATCGACGCGCTGCGCGCCGACGGTCGCTCGGTCGTCGCGCGCAAGCCGGTGCAGTCGTTCGATCCCGCCGACGCGCATCCCACCGACGCCGACGTGCTCGCGCGCGCGACCGGCGAGTTGCCGGAGACGGTGTGCCCACGCCCGCGCTGGCTGCCCAAGGCGGTCGCGCCGCCGATGGCCGCGGACGCGCTCGGGCTTCCGTCGTTCACGATCGCCGAGCTCGCGGTCGAGGTACGCGCCGGCACGGGTGCCGACGACGCGATCCTGTTCGTCGAGGGGGCGGGCGGCGCGCGATCGCCCATCGCGGAGGACGGCGACACGGTTGCGCTCGCGCACGCGCTCGCAGCCGACGTGGTCGTCATCGTCGCCGACGCCGGGCTCGGCACCATCAACGCCGTGCGGCTGACGGTCGCGGCGCTCGGAAACTGGACACCGATCGTCGCGCTCAACCGCTTCGACGCGCGCGACGAGTTGCACATCGCCAACCGCGACTGGCTACGAGCGCGCGACGGCTACGAGGTCGTGACCGATCCCGCGCAGCTCGCCGCCGCGCTCACACTCCGAGGATCCCCTCGAGCCCGATCGTGA
- a CDS encoding pitrilysin family protein: MEDVRRSLLDSGLRVVTESLPELRSVTIGAWVGTGSRDETDAQSGASHFLEHLLFKGTPEKSAREIAEAVESVGGEMNAFTGQEETVFYVRVPDAHLALAVEILTDVLWRPAFRPDEVDSERQVILEEIGMRDDTPDDLVHDLFAGALFPQHALGRSVLGTDSSIEAMPRDDIASYHAAHYRPTNIVLAAAGNLTHDGLIDLLSSRLDGLEGDRPERDSDSFGEPRSVAVIERPTEQAHVVVGLRSVSHLDPDRYALTVLNQALGGGMSSRLFQEVREERGLAYSVYSYRGAFADTGMLAIYAGTSPERVHETLAVIDGELDRLSSERSLPARELDAAKGHLKGAIAMSLETSSSRMRRLGRAELIEHEIPTLDEIVRRIDAVTGDDIERVIDRVIADRPRTLATVGPFSESDFET, translated from the coding sequence GTGGAGGACGTCCGCCGGTCGCTGCTCGACTCCGGACTGCGCGTCGTCACCGAGTCGCTGCCCGAGCTGCGCTCGGTGACGATCGGCGCGTGGGTCGGCACCGGCTCGCGCGACGAGACCGACGCGCAGTCGGGCGCGAGCCACTTCCTCGAGCACCTGCTGTTCAAGGGCACGCCCGAGAAGTCGGCGCGCGAGATCGCGGAGGCGGTCGAGTCCGTCGGTGGCGAGATGAACGCGTTCACCGGGCAGGAGGAGACCGTCTTCTACGTGCGCGTTCCCGACGCGCACCTCGCGCTCGCCGTCGAGATCCTCACCGACGTGTTGTGGCGACCGGCGTTCCGTCCCGACGAGGTCGACTCGGAACGGCAGGTCATCCTCGAGGAGATCGGGATGCGTGACGACACGCCCGACGACCTCGTGCACGATCTGTTCGCCGGCGCGCTGTTCCCGCAGCACGCGCTGGGCCGCTCGGTGCTCGGCACCGACTCGAGCATCGAAGCCATGCCGCGCGACGACATCGCCTCGTACCACGCCGCGCACTACCGGCCCACGAACATCGTGTTGGCCGCGGCCGGCAACCTCACGCACGACGGCTTGATCGATCTGCTGTCGTCGCGCCTCGACGGCCTCGAAGGCGATCGCCCCGAGCGCGATTCCGATTCGTTCGGCGAGCCCCGTTCGGTCGCCGTGATCGAGCGCCCGACCGAGCAGGCGCACGTCGTCGTCGGTCTGCGCTCGGTGTCGCACCTCGATCCCGACCGTTACGCGTTGACGGTGCTGAACCAGGCGCTCGGCGGAGGCATGTCGTCGCGTCTGTTCCAGGAGGTGCGCGAGGAGCGCGGCCTCGCGTACTCCGTCTACTCCTACCGCGGCGCGTTCGCCGACACGGGCATGCTCGCGATCTACGCGGGCACGTCGCCCGAGCGCGTGCACGAGACGCTCGCGGTGATCGACGGCGAGCTCGACAGGCTGTCGAGTGAGCGCAGCCTGCCGGCGCGTGAGCTCGACGCCGCGAAGGGCCATCTGAAAGGCGCGATCGCGATGTCGCTCGAGACGTCGTCGTCGCGGATGCGGCGGCTCGGGCGCGCCGAGCTCATCGAGCACGAGATCCCGACGCTCGACGAGATCGTCCGTCGCATCGACGCGGTCACGGGCGACGACATCGAGCGCGTGATCGACCGCGTCATCGCCGACCGCCCCCGCACCCTCGCGACCGTCGGCCCGTTCTCCGAATCCGACTTCGAGACCTGA
- a CDS encoding polyribonucleotide nucleotidyltransferase, translating to MSDSIQVSGPVNAAGLEMSFETGQLANLADGAVLVKVGRTTLLSTVCTSKPREGIDFFPLTVDVEERMYAAGKIPGSFFRREGRPGESAILTCRLTDRPLRPSFPAGFRNEVQVIATIMGADQVNPHDIASINGASAALMVSGIPFNGPIGAVRLAHHDGTWIAHPTFEEGDESTFELVVAGRRLEDGDVAIMMVEAGGTEKSWELYEGGAPKVTEEVIAQGLEESKRWINASIELQLELVHKVQEAHGPIELISYNESVDYQSDVYDAVGSAARNPVAEAMKIADKNERNARLDEVADVVTADLVGSDDAPGQFAGRGGEIKKALRSLQKEVVRTRIVTEGVRIDGRGLADIRPLSAEVGVISTAHGTGLFQRGETQVLSVTTLGMPRMEQMLDTITTDERKRYMHHYNFPPFSTGETGRVGSPKRREIGHGALAERALVPVIPSSSEWPYTLRVVSDVLSSNGSTSMGSVCGSTLSLMDAGVPIKAPVAGIAMGLVYHDGKYVTLTDILGAEDAFGDMDFKVAGTSEFVTALQLDTKIDGLPLDVLNAALQQARDARLKILDVMNGAISAPRAEVRDTAPKIISFEIPIDKIGEVIGPKGKVINTIQQETGADISVSDDGMVGLVSIGSKDGDKVREAQRRIELILDPPTAELGATYTGKVVNITKFGAFVNILPGRDGLVHISKLGGGKRIDRVEDVLQLGQELEVKVDDIDQGGKLSLSLVGADAPSGGDGGSGGSGGSGGGRSERTSSDSGGGSDAAPAAGSFEDFWEDQAKAEFGDLGPAAETRGGSGSDSGGSGGARRRRPPRRR from the coding sequence ATGAGCGACTCCATTCAGGTTTCCGGACCGGTCAATGCGGCTGGTCTCGAGATGTCCTTCGAGACGGGCCAGCTGGCGAACCTCGCCGACGGCGCGGTGCTCGTGAAGGTCGGCCGCACGACGTTGCTGTCGACGGTCTGCACGAGCAAGCCCCGTGAGGGCATCGACTTCTTTCCCTTGACGGTCGACGTCGAGGAGCGGATGTACGCGGCGGGGAAGATCCCCGGCTCGTTCTTCCGTCGTGAAGGTCGCCCCGGCGAGTCGGCGATCCTCACGTGCCGGCTCACCGACCGGCCGTTGCGCCCGTCGTTCCCGGCGGGATTCCGCAACGAGGTGCAGGTGATCGCCACGATCATGGGCGCCGACCAGGTGAACCCGCACGACATCGCGTCGATCAACGGCGCGTCGGCCGCGCTCATGGTGTCGGGTATCCCGTTCAACGGGCCGATCGGCGCGGTGCGCCTCGCGCATCACGACGGCACGTGGATCGCGCACCCCACGTTCGAGGAAGGCGACGAGTCGACGTTCGAGCTCGTCGTCGCGGGCCGGCGGCTCGAGGACGGCGACGTCGCGATCATGATGGTCGAGGCCGGCGGCACCGAGAAGTCGTGGGAGCTCTACGAGGGCGGCGCACCGAAGGTCACCGAAGAGGTGATCGCGCAGGGGCTCGAGGAGTCGAAGCGCTGGATCAACGCGTCGATCGAGTTGCAGCTCGAGCTCGTGCACAAGGTGCAGGAAGCGCACGGCCCGATCGAGCTCATCTCCTACAACGAGAGCGTCGACTACCAGTCCGACGTGTACGACGCGGTCGGCAGCGCCGCTCGCAACCCGGTCGCGGAGGCGATGAAGATCGCCGACAAGAACGAGCGCAACGCGCGGCTCGACGAGGTCGCCGACGTCGTCACTGCGGACCTCGTCGGCTCCGACGACGCGCCCGGTCAGTTCGCCGGACGCGGTGGTGAGATCAAGAAGGCGCTGCGCTCCCTGCAGAAGGAAGTCGTGCGCACCCGCATCGTCACCGAGGGTGTGCGCATCGACGGTCGTGGCCTCGCCGACATCCGGCCGCTGTCGGCCGAGGTCGGCGTCATCTCGACCGCGCACGGCACGGGCCTGTTCCAGCGGGGCGAGACCCAGGTGCTGTCGGTCACCACGCTCGGCATGCCGCGCATGGAGCAGATGCTCGACACGATCACGACCGATGAGCGCAAGCGCTACATGCACCACTACAACTTCCCGCCGTTCTCGACCGGTGAGACGGGTCGGGTCGGTTCGCCGAAGCGGCGCGAGATCGGTCACGGCGCGCTCGCCGAGCGCGCGCTCGTTCCGGTGATCCCGAGCTCGTCCGAGTGGCCCTACACGCTGCGGGTCGTCTCCGACGTGCTGTCGTCGAACGGCTCGACGTCGATGGGCTCGGTGTGTGGCTCGACGCTGTCGCTGATGGACGCGGGTGTGCCGATCAAGGCGCCCGTCGCCGGCATCGCGATGGGCCTCGTGTACCACGACGGCAAGTACGTGACGCTCACCGACATCCTCGGCGCCGAGGACGCGTTCGGCGACATGGACTTCAAGGTCGCGGGCACGTCGGAGTTCGTGACCGCGCTGCAGCTCGACACGAAGATCGACGGCCTTCCGCTCGACGTGCTCAACGCCGCGTTGCAGCAGGCGCGGGACGCGCGGCTGAAGATCCTCGACGTGATGAACGGCGCGATCAGCGCGCCGCGTGCCGAGGTGCGCGACACCGCACCGAAGATCATCTCGTTCGAGATCCCGATCGACAAGATCGGCGAGGTCATCGGGCCCAAGGGCAAGGTCATCAACACGATCCAGCAGGAGACCGGCGCCGACATCTCGGTGAGCGACGACGGCATGGTCGGCCTGGTGTCGATCGGCTCGAAGGACGGCGACAAGGTGCGCGAGGCACAGCGCCGCATCGAGCTCATCCTCGACCCGCCGACGGCCGAGCTCGGCGCGACGTACACCGGCAAGGTCGTGAACATCACGAAGTTCGGTGCGTTCGTGAACATCCTCCCGGGTCGCGACGGCCTCGTCCACATCTCGAAGCTCGGTGGCGGCAAGCGCATCGACCGGGTCGAGGACGTGCTCCAGCTCGGTCAGGAGCTCGAGGTCAAGGTCGACGACATCGACCAGGGCGGGAAGCTCTCGCTCTCGCTCGTCGGCGCCGACGCGCCTTCGGGTGGCGACGGCGGCTCCGGCGGGTCGGGTGGGTCGGGCGGCGGTCGCTCCGAGCGCACGTCGAGCGACTCGGGCGGAGGGTCGGATGCCGCGCCGGCGGCGGGCTCGTTCGAGGACTTCTGGGAAGACCAGGCGAAGGCGGAGTTCGGCGACCTCGGTCCCGCCGCGGAGACCCGAGGTGGGTCGGGCTCCGATTCGGGCGGTAGCGGCGGTGCCCGCCGGCGCCGGCCGCCGCGGCGGCGCTGA
- a CDS encoding IS1595 family transposase, giving the protein MAQRTSIPALQKRLTSEAAAYEYMEELRWPKGPVCPHCQSTAKHYFLTPKAEAGRTTRRGKVSERRVWKCKACRRQFTVTVGTIFHGSKIPLTTWLFVVFEIVSSKNGVAAREIQRKYDLMPKTAWFMMHRIREAMKRDPKGVAMMVGTIEADEAYIGGKSRAIRGTLSPDAKPSKRIIPEKTPVLTLVNRETGEARSKVMAKITSENLYNAIARQVDVRDSRLMTDESNRYNFIGNQFGGGHDAVYHAGGEYVRGDITSNRAENYFSQLKRSLDGTHHRISAEHLDRYLAEFDFRFSTRKLSDTQRMARLMGQTGRRLSYRPLINGR; this is encoded by the coding sequence ATGGCCCAGCGCACCTCAATCCCCGCCCTTCAGAAGCGCCTCACCAGCGAGGCCGCTGCGTACGAATACATGGAGGAGCTGCGGTGGCCGAAGGGCCCCGTCTGCCCGCACTGCCAGTCCACGGCGAAGCACTACTTCCTGACGCCGAAGGCTGAGGCGGGGCGCACCACCCGACGCGGGAAGGTCAGCGAACGGCGGGTCTGGAAGTGCAAGGCGTGCCGTCGCCAGTTCACGGTCACGGTCGGGACGATCTTCCACGGGTCCAAGATCCCGCTCACCACTTGGCTGTTCGTGGTCTTCGAGATCGTGTCGTCCAAGAACGGCGTCGCCGCGCGAGAGATTCAGCGCAAGTACGACCTCATGCCCAAGACGGCCTGGTTCATGATGCACCGCATCCGCGAGGCGATGAAGCGCGACCCGAAGGGCGTCGCGATGATGGTCGGCACGATCGAAGCCGACGAGGCCTACATCGGCGGCAAGTCGCGTGCGATCCGCGGAACGCTCAGCCCGGACGCGAAGCCGTCCAAGCGCATCATCCCCGAGAAGACTCCGGTGCTGACACTCGTCAACCGCGAGACGGGCGAGGCGCGGTCGAAGGTCATGGCGAAGATCACCAGCGAAAACCTCTACAACGCGATCGCGCGCCAAGTCGACGTACGCGACTCGCGACTCATGACCGACGAGTCGAACCGCTACAACTTCATCGGCAACCAGTTCGGCGGCGGACACGACGCCGTGTACCACGCTGGCGGCGAGTACGTCCGTGGCGACATCACCAGCAACCGCGCCGAGAACTACTTTTCGCAGCTGAAGCGGTCGCTCGACGGAACGCACCACCGGATCAGCGCGGAGCACCTCGACCGCTACCTCGCGGAGTTCGACTTCCGGTTCTCCACTCGGAAGCTCAGCGATACTCAGCGCATGGCGCGGCTCATGGGCCAGACGGGCCGGCGACTCTCTTACCGGCCGCTCATCAACGGCCGATAG